In Roseofilum capinflatum BLCC-M114, the sequence AACCCCATACAATTGAGCCGCAGAATACGCCTTAAACTGTAACCCCATCGACTGCAACCGGGGATTGCTTTCTAACACCTTCACCACCGCAACCGCACGCATCAACCCCAAATCCGCATTCGATCCCGGATTCAGCCGAGAAACTGACGCACTACCAGCCACCACATCCTCTAAAACTCCATCTAAATTACTCACACTACCCGTATTTTCTTGACCATCCGTATGACCAATCACCTCCACCACATAGCCCTGATAATTTTGGGCAAAGTTTTCAATTTGCGTCACTAAATCCTCTAAAATGTACTGTTGGAAATCAGAAGAAAGTTCAGCACTCCCAGAGGGAAAGCTTCGCGCTTGAGACTCTCGTAACACAATCACCGGAGGGGATTTTAACCGTTCGATTTCCCCTTGCAGCTTTTGCACCACATTTTCCCGCCGTTGCAATTGATCTTGCAGATTCGCCACCTGACCTTCTAACCCTTGCACAGCGCTGGTTCTGCTATCTAACTCTAGTTGCAGATTGGCTAATTGGGACTCTAATTCTTGCGATCGCGTCACATTGGCATCAGAAACCGATTTCAGAAAAAATGATTTAATTAACGCTAACAGCAAAAACAACGTTAAGATCATAAACGCATTGGACATCAAATCCGTAAACGCTGTCCAAATTTTCAGATCTTCTTGAGTAGTTATATTGCGATATTTACGACGAGTCATGATATATAGAGATTCACACTGCTAATGGGTCAAACCAGATTTATCCTATTCCCTATTCCCTATTCCCTATTCCCTAATTCGATTTACTTTCTAGGGCGCGGCGCAGTCTCAGCAGCTCTGTCTGGGTTTCTTTCATTTGTTTAATATTATCTTGAATAGATTCTGAAGTCGTCACATGACTCCCTAAATTTTCCATTCCTTGCCCAATAGCGCGAGTCACCTGATTCAAAGCCGTAACCACTTGCTTCAGTTCCGTTTGCAACTCATCTAAATCTTCCGCTTTAGCAATGGTGCGCCGTTGCAATTGATCGACCGCTTTCACTGCCATTTGAAAGCCCTGAGTCCCCGCTTGCAATTGGGCAATCATATTCTCAAGAGATTGTTGACTTTGCTGTTGGGTTTCAATGACCTTTAAGGAAGTCAGATGACTTTGGCTCATCTGATCGCCAAATTTAGACAACCGCTTACTATAACTTTGTAATTCTAAGGCAGCAATCTCAATAGTTTGCACCGAAGTTGTTAAGCTATTAATCGATTGATCGAACCCGCGCTGAAGTTGCCCTAAACTATGAGTTGCTGTGGCTAAACTTTGGGGAAAGGGACTATTTTCTAACCGTTGGGCAACCGCTAAGAAATGATCGGCAGATTGCTTAAATTCGTCTGTGCTTTGGCTAATGGTTAAGATGGATTCCGTTAATCGACTATAAACTCTTTCTGCCAGTTCTGCGGCGCGATGGTTTTCAGTTGCCAACTCTTCCATTTTTTCTTTGAGGGCTAATTCTACCGAGGCGCTCACCATTTGCCCAAATCGATTAAGAAAGCCTTCAAAGGAGTGATTCATCCCTTGAATCATGCGATCAAAGCGGGTATTATGTTCTAAGGTTTGTAGATAAACATTATCTAGATAGTCTTCGAGAGCATCAACAAATTTGGTTTTGGCGATCGCGGTATTAAACAGTCCATTGACGACGGTTAAGACGGCGCTAAATAAGATGGAGACTAAGCTAGTAAAAAAGGCAATCCCCATGCCTTGTAGAGGTTGTTGCAACGCTTCTAATAAAGCGTTAATGTCTGTGGCGGTGCTATTACTGATGGTTTCACTTAAGGCAGTTAGATTTAAGGTGATGCCAATAAAGGTTCCCAGAAGTCCGACGGATAATAGCAAGTTGGGCAAAATTCGCCCTAAATACTCAATTTGATCGCAGGATAAAAACAGAACTTTCTCTTGACTATAGACTTGATCGATGAGCGCTCCAGTGTTAACTTGTTCTAAGCGAGTAATCGATTCTGCATACCGTTGTTCTACATATTCAATGATTTCGGGTTTGCGGTTGAGGGGTTGCCAGTGAATCAATCGCCTTACTTTTTGCGAAAGAACGGTAAGATGTAAATGGAGTGCCATCCTTAAGAGAATTGCCCCTAGGGAAGGGAGAATGACTAGGGCAATGGTAAAGATAATCAGGTAGGGAGGAATAAGAGCCATAGGAACAATTAACAATTATGGTTATTTCAAATAACAATAAAACATCGTGTAAGAGACAGGACAAGCGATGTACTATAATTTGATATCCTTCCAATCTCTTGCTGTAGAAAAACGACTCAAATGTTTAATATTTTTGGTTGCAATAACTACATAACGGCCGGGATACTCTTCTTGTAAGATTTGGTAGTGAGCAGAAATAATGAGATCAATATCTAGGGCTTGGCGAGGAGCTGTCGGTTGTCCTTGCAACTGAGCCTCTGACCAAATTTCTGCTGCTCTGTACAATACATTGTTAGTCACCTCAAGGAATTCTATAACATTACTTAGATCATTGAGGTTTTCTAATCCGTTTATTTGGCGATCCTGTTTCAAAGCAAGTGTTAAGGATCTTCTAATCTCATAATCACAAATATATGAAGTTACGACTCTAGACCCTCTTGCTAGTAAAGAATATAACCATTTTTGAC encodes:
- a CDS encoding PIN domain-containing protein codes for the protein MIVFIDSSILGVLCNPNISSENDKCQKWLYSLLARGSRVVTSYICDYEIRRSLTLALKQDRQINGLENLNDLSNVIEFLEVTNNVLYRAAEIWSEAQLQGQPTAPRQALDIDLIISAHYQILQEEYPGRYVVIATKNIKHLSRFSTARDWKDIKL